One stretch of Bacillus spongiae DNA includes these proteins:
- a CDS encoding ABC transporter permease subunit has protein sequence MIYKREVLKSQKSLWIWVIALGGLILLMLSIYPEFAKQQDSIDQMMEAYPEAMIKAFNMDQFDFSTALSFYAIEGYLFVTLFGSIYVAIMAANMLVKEEGDKTIEFLLSKPVTRSRIVSEKLLAVFTNIVIFNIAIAVINFIGFKIAGDQSVDAKTFAIITLGPFLLHLTFAGLAFMASSFFRKNRMVVSFSLGLVLLTYFLDIVQGVSDKLENLKYITPFEYVDPAYLIQNLEIKPLYLAIMLVIIVLSTIVAYVIYHKKDITV, from the coding sequence ATGATTTATAAACGGGAAGTCCTAAAATCACAAAAGTCTCTTTGGATTTGGGTAATTGCTTTAGGTGGTTTAATTTTGTTAATGCTTAGTATTTATCCAGAGTTTGCAAAACAACAAGATAGTATAGATCAAATGATGGAAGCCTACCCAGAGGCAATGATTAAAGCATTCAATATGGATCAATTTGATTTTTCAACGGCACTCAGTTTTTATGCCATTGAAGGCTATTTGTTTGTAACACTCTTTGGTAGCATTTATGTTGCCATTATGGCAGCTAATATGTTGGTTAAGGAAGAGGGAGATAAGACTATTGAATTCCTTCTCTCAAAACCTGTTACAAGGTCGAGAATTGTGTCGGAAAAATTATTAGCCGTTTTTACAAATATTGTTATATTTAATATTGCCATAGCGGTAATTAATTTTATTGGGTTTAAAATAGCTGGTGATCAATCAGTAGATGCAAAAACCTTTGCTATTATTACACTAGGACCTTTTCTGCTTCATTTAACATTTGCTGGTCTTGCCTTTATGGCATCAAGCTTTTTTAGAAAAAACCGAATGGTAGTGTCATTTTCCCTTGGGCTAGTCTTGCTTACGTACTTTCTTGATATCGTGCAGGGGGTTTCTGACAAGCTAGAAAACTTAAAATATATTACGCCATTTGAATATGTCGATCCAGCATACCTTATTCAAAATTTAGAGATAAAACCGTTGTATTTGGCTATAATGTTAGTGATAATAGTTCTTAGCACAATTGTTGCTTATGTGATTTATCATAAAAAAGACATTACAGTCTGA
- a CDS encoding TetR/AcrR family transcriptional regulator produces MNSAFNNLPEEKRNRIIQICIEEFAEHGYMNASTNTITSRAEISKGILFHYFKNKKSLYLYMLEYSIDILAEKVFSVFHSLQNRQMDFFESIKISVLKKMELATLYPNENKLIMMATYQLPVSIKEDVLQLIMKKREVLEPMSTEYIYHSLREDMLVDGLSREKAIEMINALFEFLGVKYGKIYKGEPEELIKNQHLLMEDLNIYTKVLKYGLYSPSKNSEKE; encoded by the coding sequence TTGAATTCGGCTTTTAATAATTTACCTGAAGAAAAAAGGAATAGAATCATTCAAATATGTATTGAGGAATTTGCTGAGCATGGTTATATGAATGCATCTACTAATACGATTACGAGCCGCGCGGAAATTTCAAAAGGGATTTTATTTCATTATTTTAAGAATAAGAAAAGTCTATATCTGTATATGTTAGAATATTCGATTGATATTCTAGCTGAGAAAGTATTTAGTGTCTTTCATTCTCTTCAAAATCGTCAAATGGACTTTTTTGAAAGTATTAAAATCTCTGTTCTAAAGAAAATGGAACTAGCTACGTTATATCCAAATGAAAATAAACTAATTATGATGGCAACGTATCAACTTCCTGTTTCTATAAAAGAGGACGTCTTACAGTTAATCATGAAAAAAAGGGAAGTATTGGAGCCAATGAGTACGGAGTATATTTATCATTCTCTTCGAGAAGATATGCTTGTCGATGGTCTTTCCCGAGAAAAAGCAATCGAAATGATAAATGCGCTTTTTGAATTTCTTGGTGTAAAGTATGGAAAAATCTATAAAGGTGAGCCTGAGGAATTAATAAAGAACCAACATTTATTAATGGAAGACTTAAATATCTACACTAAAGTTTTAAAATACGGACTTTATAGTCCTTCAAAAAATTCCGAGAAAGAGTAA